The DNA sequence GTGTAGTTTCTAATAGTGCTGGGGCTTCTTGTCTTATTAATGATGGACAAAATGGGTATGTTTTTGAAAGTGAAAATATTGTGGATTTGTCCGATAAACTTCAAATGGCTTTGAAAAGAGAAAAAAAGTCTGTCTGCGCAAGTATTATGTCTAGGTGCTTTGATTCTTTTTATAAAGATTTGTTAAATGCTTTTGAGGGTAATCTTTTTGAATGATTGTGGATATCAAGTTTTTGATTCTGTTATTGCAAGGAACAAAAAATATGAAGATCGATTATACAAATAAACCTATTAAATCCTCTAGAGTTGGATTTGTATTAAGGTATCTAATGAATATAGTTAGATCTTGGATATATTTTCATTTGATCTGGCGAAATGTAAAGTATAAAGGCTTCATTCGCGTTATGAAGGGGACTTCGTTTGCTTCTGGATTCAAAGTTGTTTTGGGGCATAATGTTCAATTTGGCGATTATTGTAATGTTGCTACAGATTTGATTGTTGGTGACAATGTTCTTTTGGCGGGGCGAGTTTGTTTTGTTGGGAAAAACGATCATCAGTTTAATGTTCCTTGTAAAACGATATGGAGCAGTGAACGTCTTCAGTCTGGGGCTACAATAGTAGGTGATGATGTGTGGATTGGTCACGGGGCTACTGTTGTTGGTCCTGTACAAATTGGCCGAGGATCAGTTGTTGCCGCTGGTGCTGTAGTAACTAAAGATATTCCTGAGTGTGAAATTTGGGGCGGCGTACCTGCAAAGAAACTTGGTGATAGATTTAAGAATCTAAGTGAAAAACAACAACATTTAAATTATTTAGAGTCTTTAAAAGGTGGAAAGGGCGCGTAGTTTAGATATCCTAAAAGCTTTGTGAATGCTATTTGTGTTTTTTTCATATCGTTCTTGCTGATTATTCCGTTTATTATGGTTTATAATAAGTCATTTCGTCCTTTGTTTCAAAGGTTTTGATTTGTATGCTAAAAATTCTCATCAATTCGTACACATGTTGCCCTGATATGGGTTCTGAACAGGGTATGGGCTGGAACTGGATCACGTCTCTTGCTCGACATTGTGTATTATTTGTGATTACTGAAGGTGAATACCGTCCGCAAATTGAAGCTTGGCTTGCTGATTCTAAAAATGCAGAATTGGCTCGAGATATGCATTTTTATTGGAATCCTATAGGGCTAAATGAATCCGAAAGTCAAAGGATTCGTAAAATGTGCTGGAATCAAGGGGACTGGCGCTTTTATAAGTTCTATAAAAAATGGCAGAAGAAAACCGCGAAAATTGCTGAAGCTATTTGCAAAAAAGAGAAAATTGATATACTGCATCAGCTGAATATGATTGGATTCCGCGAACCTGGTTATTTGTGGCTGGTTTCCAAGAAAACTGGTATCCCATTTGTGTGGGGGCCGATTGGTGGCTTAAAACAGTTCCCTCTTGCTTATGCAAGTGGTGCTGGCTTGAAAATGCGGGTGTTCAACTTCGTAAAAAACAAGATTAACAGTTGGCAGATAGCGTATGATAAGCGAGTTTCTGCTGCGCTGCACCAAGCATCTTTGCTGATTTCGTCTATTCCTGATAGCTATAATGCTATTAAGAAGTATCACAATTTGGAGTCTGTTGTTATTCCTGAAACGGGGTGCTTCTCGAATGAATTTTTGGATAATTTCCAAGGGCGTTTTAAAGGATCGCCTTTGGAAATATTATGGGTTGGAAAGTTTGACTTTAGAAAAAGGTTAGATATAGCCTTAAAATCAATTGCTAAACTTTCATCAGATGTGAACGTCCGTTTAAAGGTTTGTGGCTCGGGAAGCGAAAATCAAATTTTTGCGGCGGAACAGTTGGCTTTGAATTTGAAAATTCAGGATCGTGTTGATTTTAAGGGAGCGTGTTCGCATGATACAATTGTAGATTTAATGAAAAAGTCTGATTTGTTTTTCTTCACTTCTGTAAGTGAGGATACATCTACTGTCGTTCTTGAAGCTATTAGTTGTAGCTTGCCTATATTGTGTTTTGATGCTTGTGGAATGTCTGCTGTTGTTGATGATTCGGTAGGAATGAAAATTCCTTTGACGAATCCTGAACAGTCAATAAATGATTTTGCGCAAGCGATAACCCATCTGTACAACGATAGAGAAAAATTAGCGAAACTCTCTGCTAATTGCCATAAGCGTGCTGTAGAATTGTCGTGGGAAAACAAAGCGTTGCAAGTGCTGGAGCTGTATAAGAGTGCTGTTCTTACTTCAAAAAACGATACACCCGACTAAGTTTGGCATAACGGGCTGATTACTTTGTTTAGTCAAATTCCCGCCTTCAATGCTGTGATTCTTCACAAGCGAAATTATTTTTTGTCAATGCATCTCTGCGCTTTTGAATTTCTTCCAGGGAAATGCCCGAAATGGAGGAAATTTCTTCATCGGTCAATTTCCCATTTGCGAGCATTCCATCGACCATTTCGAGCTTGGCTTCTGCTCCCCTTCTTCTTTGTTTTCGTGAAGGTCAAATTCATAAGTCATATACTTGCTCCTTATGAGAGTGTCATCCTTGTAAAAAGATACTTGGTCGTTGATAGTTTGAGTTTCATGGGTGTCCGCGTTCATGGTCGCGAAATATTTCATGTACGCCCGAACAACCGGATTAGTGAAGTCCTTGTACTTTTGCAAATATATAAAAAAGCGGAATCTTGTAAATTTTGCAACCAACCGTTTGCAAAAAACTTCATTTTGCAAACTAAAGAATTACAACAAAAAGAGTTTACAAAAAGGTTACAGTAAGCTATCTTTGTAATCACGGAATTGGGTTTATTCTATGATTTG is a window from the Fibrobacter sp. UWB4 genome containing:
- a CDS encoding DapH/DapD/GlmU-related protein, coding for MIVDIKFLILLLQGTKNMKIDYTNKPIKSSRVGFVLRYLMNIVRSWIYFHLIWRNVKYKGFIRVMKGTSFASGFKVVLGHNVQFGDYCNVATDLIVGDNVLLAGRVCFVGKNDHQFNVPCKTIWSSERLQSGATIVGDDVWIGHGATVVGPVQIGRGSVVAAGAVVTKDIPECEIWGGVPAKKLGDRFKNLSEKQQHLNYLESLKGGKGA
- a CDS encoding glycosyltransferase family 4 protein — encoded protein: MGSEQGMGWNWITSLARHCVLFVITEGEYRPQIEAWLADSKNAELARDMHFYWNPIGLNESESQRIRKMCWNQGDWRFYKFYKKWQKKTAKIAEAICKKEKIDILHQLNMIGFREPGYLWLVSKKTGIPFVWGPIGGLKQFPLAYASGAGLKMRVFNFVKNKINSWQIAYDKRVSAALHQASLLISSIPDSYNAIKKYHNLESVVIPETGCFSNEFLDNFQGRFKGSPLEILWVGKFDFRKRLDIALKSIAKLSSDVNVRLKVCGSGSENQIFAAEQLALNLKIQDRVDFKGACSHDTIVDLMKKSDLFFFTSVSEDTSTVVLEAISCSLPILCFDACGMSAVVDDSVGMKIPLTNPEQSINDFAQAITHLYNDREKLAKLSANCHKRAVELSWENKALQVLELYKSAVLTSKNDTPD